A single genomic interval of Parvularcula marina harbors:
- a CDS encoding MarR family winged helix-turn-helix transcriptional regulator: MSDDIIRDLGLLCLGTRLKRLGERLQGETLGMIDEADLTIQPNQCPVIVALHRLGPLSIGELVGTLGISQPAVTRTVGLLTEQELVEIRRSTEDQRRREVHLTAEGANFARRADTHLWPVIEAAVTELCTDLKGPLLRQLAEIEDRLDALPLRDHLTAKKEAKAR; encoded by the coding sequence ATGTCGGACGACATCATTCGGGATCTCGGGCTCTTATGCCTTGGCACACGGCTCAAGCGCTTGGGCGAGCGGCTGCAGGGTGAGACTTTGGGCATGATCGATGAGGCGGACCTGACGATCCAGCCCAATCAGTGCCCGGTCATTGTCGCGCTCCACCGGCTCGGCCCTCTCTCGATCGGCGAGCTGGTCGGCACGCTCGGCATCAGCCAGCCGGCCGTCACCCGCACGGTCGGCCTTCTCACCGAACAGGAGCTGGTCGAGATCAGGCGAAGCACGGAGGACCAGCGGCGGCGCGAGGTTCACCTGACCGCCGAAGGCGCCAATTTCGCCCGGCGGGCGGACACGCATCTCTGGCCCGTCATCGAAGCGGCGGTGACCGAGCTGTGTACGGATCTAAAAGGCCCCCTCCTCCGCCAGCTTGCAGAGATCGAAGACCGCCTCGACGCCCTGCCACTGCGCGATCACCTGACCGCGAAGAAGGAGGCGAAAGCAAGATGA
- a CDS encoding GNAT family N-acetyltransferase, whose protein sequence is MTDTLLDRPIWSALATRQAHLALAHGKARRYLPQISPLAAIEDPDDADALGRLCLPDASIIILDRKGITVPRHMQVLRRATGLQMVAHDPVPAPEPRDDILPLGATDAAEMVALAKLTEPGPFEMRTHEFGGFIGIRIDGRLAAMAGERMKLPGFTEVSGVCTHPDFRGRGYAAHLSTIVAARIAARGETAFLHAYADNQAATSLYEKLGFSPRCEMKVAMLGPAEWRHDGAREQG, encoded by the coding sequence ATGACCGACACACTCCTTGATCGGCCAATCTGGTCCGCGCTCGCCACCCGCCAGGCCCATCTCGCTCTCGCCCATGGGAAGGCCCGCCGCTATCTGCCCCAGATTAGCCCGCTTGCTGCAATTGAAGATCCGGACGACGCTGATGCGCTGGGACGTCTCTGTCTGCCCGACGCTTCCATTATCATCCTTGATCGGAAGGGTATCACTGTGCCGCGCCATATGCAGGTGCTGCGCCGCGCAACCGGCCTGCAGATGGTCGCGCACGACCCTGTGCCGGCACCGGAACCAAGAGACGACATCCTTCCCCTCGGGGCCACGGACGCCGCAGAGATGGTTGCGCTCGCTAAACTGACCGAACCCGGCCCGTTTGAAATGCGCACCCATGAATTTGGCGGTTTCATCGGTATCCGCATCGATGGCCGTCTCGCTGCCATGGCGGGTGAGCGGATGAAACTGCCCGGTTTTACGGAGGTCAGCGGCGTCTGCACCCATCCTGATTTCAGGGGCCGCGGCTATGCCGCTCATCTTTCCACCATCGTCGCCGCGCGGATCGCGGCACGCGGTGAGACAGCCTTCCTTCATGCTTATGCGGATAATCAGGCCGCTACGTCCCTCTATGAAAAACTGGGGTTTTCACCGCGCTGCGAGATGAAAGTTGCCATGCTGGGCCCCGCCGAATGGCGGCATGACGGGGCGCGCGAACAGGGTTAG
- a CDS encoding ROK family protein — protein MLGGIEAGGTKFICAVADRTDGPLEKCVIPTTSPDETLKAVREFFRGHGVLDALGIASFGPVDIDPSSPQFGEMLKTPKPGWTGVSYLDAFEGLDCPIDLDTDVNGAGLAEWRHGAGQGCRTLAYVTVGTGIGTGVLRDGQSLNGAGHYEMGHIRPVRDGERDPFEGACPFHGDCLEGLASGPAIKARWGMGLNEMADPGPAIELIGGYLAQLALTLTLTHRPDRILFGGGVMKTPGLIDVIREQMESLLAGYVSIPSVRDYIAAPSLGDDAGITGALCLAASVLPGAEAGPRHAGK, from the coding sequence ATGCTGGGAGGCATCGAAGCAGGGGGCACGAAATTTATCTGTGCCGTTGCGGACCGGACGGACGGCCCGCTGGAAAAATGCGTCATTCCAACGACGAGTCCGGATGAGACGCTGAAGGCGGTACGGGAATTTTTCCGGGGGCACGGAGTGCTTGATGCGCTTGGGATTGCAAGTTTCGGACCTGTAGATATCGATCCGTCTTCACCGCAATTTGGAGAGATGTTGAAAACACCCAAGCCCGGCTGGACGGGGGTGAGTTATCTCGATGCATTTGAGGGGCTTGATTGCCCCATTGATCTTGATACGGATGTGAATGGTGCGGGGCTTGCCGAATGGCGTCACGGGGCGGGGCAGGGGTGCCGCACGCTCGCTTATGTGACGGTCGGCACAGGTATCGGTACAGGTGTGCTGCGGGATGGACAATCTTTGAATGGTGCAGGGCATTATGAAATGGGCCATATTCGTCCGGTCAGGGACGGTGAGCGCGATCCGTTCGAAGGCGCGTGCCCGTTCCATGGGGATTGTCTTGAGGGGCTGGCGTCGGGGCCTGCGATCAAGGCGCGATGGGGGATGGGGCTAAATGAAATGGCCGACCCTGGCCCGGCGATTGAGCTGATCGGCGGATATCTGGCGCAGCTCGCTCTGACTCTCACACTGACACACCGGCCCGACCGGATCCTTTTCGGCGGCGGGGTGATGAAGACGCCGGGCCTGATTGATGTCATCCGTGAGCAGATGGAAAGCCTTCTGGCTGGCTATGTCTCCATTCCGTCGGTCCGTGATTATATCGCGGCGCCGTCTTTGGGGGATGATGCGGGGATCACTGGCGCTCTTTGCCTTGCGGCCTCGGTCTTGCCCGGGGCGGAGGCGGGGCCTAGACATGCGGGCAAGTGA
- a CDS encoding alpha/beta fold hydrolase, with protein MTFSVCPGPVIPVGSCVDSASSFVHGGHQYACWETGEGPDLLLIHGFPTSSWDWAALWGPLSWHFRLHAMDMLGFGLSDKPRGHRYLIADQAEAYAALLRARGVHEVHLLVHDYGCTVGQELLARAAEGSLEGITIKSIVFLNGGLFPHAHRPRPIQKLMAGPLGPLIARFMSRRSFGKSFSAIFGPDTQPTDEELDAYWSLICTEDGVKVIPALLDYMAQRRANEARWTDPIKTPAVPMRLINGLEDPVSGRHLLEEFARLIPDADVVPLEGVGHYPQVEAPREVFRAVMDFHRTL; from the coding sequence GTGACGTTTTCCGTCTGTCCCGGCCCGGTCATTCCTGTTGGCTCTTGCGTTGACTCAGCGAGCAGCTTTGTCCATGGCGGGCACCAATATGCGTGCTGGGAAACAGGCGAGGGGCCGGACCTCCTCCTGATCCATGGCTTTCCGACATCTAGCTGGGACTGGGCGGCCCTTTGGGGGCCGCTCTCATGGCATTTCCGTCTTCATGCGATGGATATGCTCGGCTTCGGGCTCTCCGATAAGCCGCGCGGCCACCGCTATCTGATCGCCGACCAGGCTGAGGCGTATGCCGCACTGCTGCGGGCGCGGGGCGTGCATGAAGTGCATCTCCTCGTTCATGATTATGGGTGTACGGTCGGTCAGGAGCTGCTGGCACGCGCAGCTGAAGGCTCGCTCGAGGGCATCACGATCAAAAGCATCGTCTTCCTCAATGGCGGGCTTTTCCCCCATGCGCACCGGCCACGGCCGATCCAGAAACTGATGGCAGGGCCGCTGGGGCCCTTGATCGCGCGGTTCATGTCGCGACGGTCCTTTGGCAAAAGCTTCTCGGCGATCTTCGGGCCGGATACACAGCCCACGGATGAAGAGCTTGATGCTTACTGGTCGCTGATCTGCACAGAAGACGGCGTGAAGGTTATCCCGGCGCTCCTTGATTACATGGCGCAGCGGCGCGCGAATGAGGCGCGCTGGACGGACCCGATCAAGACACCTGCCGTGCCCATGCGGCTCATCAACGGGCTCGAGGATCCTGTCTCCGGCCGGCATCTGCTCGAGGAATTTGCGCGACTAATCCCGGATGCGGATGTCGTGCCGCTCGAAGGCGTGGGGCATTACCCGCAGGTCGAAGCGCCGCGAGAGGTCTTCCGGGCGGTGATGGATTTTCACCGTACACTCTAG
- a CDS encoding Gfo/Idh/MocA family protein, producing the protein MTQYTPSRRHLLGAAASGIAAAPFLYGPATARNIAASAPPKAEGQPMPRGVRLPASPPPAPKGQSIGLAIVGLGGYALNQIMPRIAEADHCHLAAVVSGNAEKAATVAAAYGLPEDAIYSYDSYEEIAGDDRIDAVYVILPTGLHTEFVLKAFTAGKHVICEKPMALTSAECEDMIAAGKAADRKLMIGYRCHFEPYNLKAMELMREEALGPLRVIRTAHHYRSGPSTPATNWRHNRALAGGGPLEDYGLYGIQAGLYLSGEMPVRISASTQQPANDPRFAEIFAHTASQMIFPSGATSQHSTSYDGAGANMVTVRGQTGFLTMEPATGYGGHEMMLRKGRSTETLTPGNPSIQFAAMLDHFGLSVMEGTEILTPGEMGLRDTRLIEAIYRSAETGRTMALNPDATMTEG; encoded by the coding sequence ATGACACAGTACACGCCTTCGCGCCGCCATCTACTAGGGGCCGCCGCCAGCGGGATCGCCGCCGCGCCGTTCCTCTACGGCCCTGCCACTGCCCGAAATATCGCAGCCAGCGCCCCGCCTAAAGCCGAGGGCCAGCCCATGCCGCGCGGGGTCCGGCTGCCCGCCTCCCCGCCGCCTGCCCCCAAAGGACAGAGCATCGGCCTCGCCATTGTCGGGCTCGGCGGTTACGCGCTGAACCAGATAATGCCGCGCATTGCGGAGGCCGATCATTGCCACCTCGCGGCCGTCGTCTCGGGCAATGCGGAGAAAGCCGCCACGGTCGCCGCGGCCTATGGCCTGCCCGAAGACGCGATCTATTCCTATGACAGTTATGAAGAGATCGCGGGCGATGACCGGATCGACGCTGTCTATGTCATCCTGCCGACCGGTCTTCACACAGAGTTTGTGCTCAAAGCCTTCACCGCGGGCAAGCATGTCATCTGCGAAAAGCCAATGGCACTCACATCTGCGGAATGCGAGGACATGATTGCGGCGGGCAAGGCAGCAGACCGCAAACTGATGATCGGCTATCGCTGTCATTTTGAGCCCTATAACCTCAAAGCCATGGAGCTGATGCGCGAAGAGGCCCTCGGCCCCTTGCGTGTGATCCGTACCGCGCATCATTACCGCTCCGGCCCTTCGACCCCGGCAACGAACTGGCGGCACAATCGCGCGCTGGCTGGCGGCGGGCCGCTTGAAGATTACGGCCTCTACGGCATCCAGGCCGGGCTTTATCTCTCCGGCGAGATGCCCGTGCGGATCAGCGCCAGCACGCAGCAGCCAGCAAATGACCCGCGTTTTGCCGAGATATTCGCTCATACGGCGAGCCAGATGATCTTTCCCTCCGGTGCCACCTCCCAACATTCAACTTCCTATGATGGGGCGGGCGCAAATATGGTGACCGTCCGTGGACAGACGGGCTTTCTAACTATGGAGCCGGCAACAGGGTATGGCGGGCACGAAATGATGCTGCGCAAGGGCCGCTCGACCGAGACCCTGACGCCGGGTAATCCTTCGATCCAGTTCGCCGCCATGCTCGATCATTTCGGCCTGTCGGTGATGGAGGGGACTGAAATCCTCACACCCGGCGAGATGGGCCTGCGTGATACGCGGCTGATCGAGGCGATCTATCGTTCCGCCGAGACTGGCCGGACGATGGCGCTCAATCCCGATGCGACCATGACGGAAGGCTGA
- a CDS encoding zinc transporter ZntB has protein sequence MIQPAPDLPTLPEKAVLYAYDIFPDGTSSPVEREGLIATAADGAAYRWIHLNLACPEIVPWIEHEADDVVATSLTLEDTRPRCAQHKDGFLVNLRGVNLNPESKHEDMVSIRLWVTERLIVSVRIRKLMAIVAIHEQVDRNASPHSTANFLSRLAAGLTSKMDPVITDLSDTVDEFETHTLDEENISRSDLATIRRKAIILRRYIAPQRDALNTLAFSASDMIDDRTQASLREATDRVMRMVEELDAVRERCTILKDQLTDQRAEEMNARLMVLSVVTAIFLPLGFLTGLFGINIGGMPGTENAAAFWIFASVLTALGLIQLWWFRHKKWF, from the coding sequence ATGATACAGCCTGCCCCTGACCTTCCGACCCTGCCCGAAAAGGCTGTCCTCTACGCCTATGACATCTTTCCCGACGGCACCTCTTCGCCGGTCGAGCGCGAAGGACTTATAGCCACTGCGGCGGATGGCGCGGCCTATCGCTGGATCCACCTCAACCTTGCCTGTCCGGAAATCGTGCCATGGATAGAGCATGAGGCGGATGACGTTGTTGCGACTTCTCTGACGCTGGAGGACACGCGCCCGCGATGTGCGCAGCACAAGGACGGGTTTCTCGTGAACCTCCGCGGAGTGAACCTCAACCCGGAGAGCAAGCATGAGGACATGGTCTCGATCCGCCTGTGGGTCACGGAGCGCCTGATCGTTTCTGTCCGTATCCGGAAGCTGATGGCTATCGTTGCCATTCATGAGCAGGTTGACCGGAACGCCTCCCCCCATTCAACCGCCAACTTTCTCTCGCGGCTGGCTGCGGGGCTGACCTCCAAGATGGATCCGGTCATCACCGACCTCTCCGACACTGTCGATGAATTTGAGACCCATACGCTGGATGAAGAAAACATCTCACGCAGTGATCTTGCCACCATTCGCCGCAAGGCGATCATCCTCAGGCGGTATATTGCGCCCCAGCGTGATGCGCTGAACACGCTTGCCTTTTCTGCAAGCGACATGATCGATGACCGGACACAAGCCAGCCTGCGCGAGGCCACCGACCGAGTTATGCGCATGGTCGAGGAACTTGATGCTGTGCGCGAACGCTGTACCATTCTGAAAGATCAGCTGACGGACCAGCGTGCTGAGGAAATGAACGCAAGGCTGATGGTTCTGTCGGTTGTGACCGCCATCTTCCTGCCCCTGGGCTTCCTGACAGGGCTTTTCGGCATCAATATTGGCGGGATGCCGGGGACCGAGAACGCAGCGGCTTTCTGGATATTTGCAAGCGTGTTGACCGCCCTCGGCCTCATCCAACTATGGTGGTTCCGCCACAAGAAATGGTTCTGA